Proteins encoded in a region of the Athene noctua chromosome 4, bAthNoc1.hap1.1, whole genome shotgun sequence genome:
- the LOC141959848 gene encoding protein O-GlcNAcase-like isoform X2, whose protein sequence is MAGRPRFLCGVVEGFYGRPWSMEQRKLLFQWLKHRGLNCYMYAPKDELKHRLLWREPYTEHEAARMRSLIEAAQEQGVEFVFAISAGQDMVFSSAGDRLLLQQKLRQVAAMGCHSFALLFDDIDPCMCQADRDVFPSLAQAQASVANEVYQELGQPSVFLFCPTEYCSSLCSPSPRQSCYLLTIGQELLPGIGIIWTGPKVVSQELSAALLEEVEGVLRRPPVIWDNLYANDYDCRRVFLGPYTGRAPGLVPRLCGLLLNPNCELQANFIPIHTLGSWFRSELGSGAHPDLTGTETTAALGDSQGPQEGSYSPQEALELALRDWVAEINRQALEQGGRTPGHPSASLKGGTRLQPGTAGGQGVMPDPQPHDSVPGGAEQHGPEPCSMAAGEGRRKATSEPEKGSGSGSPADGQQIPVGDGNQLTPGSRESCEPSSALPGAAGSVQSTGTPGATETLHSPGPTMCCSNGTTSQDLPLPTGGARMGGGSPCQPPSGTQPEASRAEMPQTPPGLGAGASPGPTAPFTDGAGTNPGPTAPLTDGAGASPGPTAPLTDGAGASPGPMAPVILEEAGSSPVALLTLEEAVSGPTVPLTPKEGRTSSTAPLTLEEAGSVPVALLTLEEATSSSTAPVSPEEDTSSPMALLTLAEVQMLVELFYLPYHHGPLAQHLLEHFRWLWANSLSVGVPAPAADACEGTQWRGRAQSFQLLCAQTCRLHSRFVSSAGRALLYDLHPYLWDIRNMLLAASALVLWLDGHLLCDPDPKGTWGSCFGWCQSITAPIPLRGDAEPWARRGGLFGELQALLPVGNSCDLFYHPPPLFPSSQLYVLRPLLPLDKGELYRMCQESLDCDPEVAEILAAHPDLLGDRLLGSFLSLSPEYTFVLEDEEGPCGYAAGALCAEGFLQQRDSSWLPAVRHKYPRDLGAGAPALGQDALEEALLFFHAEPPAVPLPVLRRFPSLVQLGTAPRVLDVGASRSLAICLLSALRANGSRGVFCQVSAADRQQLSFYGKLGFVALPVAWSSSPGAQLLGRLL, encoded by the exons ATGGCGGGGCGGCCGCGCTTCCTCTGCGGCGTGGTGGAAG GTTTCTATGGGAGGCCGTGGTCTATGGAACAGAGGAAACTTCTCTTTCAATG GCTGAAGCACCGGGGGCTGAACTGCTACATGTACGCGCCCAAGGATGAGCTGAAGCACCGGCTGCTCTGGCGAGAGCCCTACACAGAGCATGAGGCAG CCCGCATGCGGTCTCTCATCGAAGCTGCCCAAGAGCAGGGTGTGGAGTTTGTTTTCGCCATTTCTGCTGGCCAGGACATGGTGTTCTCAAGTGCTGGGGATCGGCTCTTGCTGCAGCAAAAACTCAGGCAG GTGGCTGCCATGGGGTGCCACTCCTTCGCACTGCTCTTTGATGACATCGACCCCTGCATGTGCCAAGCGGACAGAGACGTCTTTCCCTCCCTGGCACAGGCTCAGGCCTCTGTGGCCAACGAGGTGTACCAGGAGCTGGGCCAACCATCCGTCTTCCTCTTCTGCCCTACAG AGTACTGCAGCTCgctctgctctcccagccccAGACAGTCCTGCTACCTGCTGACCATCggccaggagctgctcccagggATCGGCATCATCTGGACAG GCCCGAAGGTCGTGTCGCAGGAGCTCTCGGCCgcgctgctggaggaggtggagggtGTCTTGCGACGCCCGCCTGTCATCTGGGACAACCTGTATGCCAACGACTACGATTGCAGACGTGTCTTCCTGGGCCCCTACACGGGACGTGCCCCCGGGCTCGTGCCTAGGCTCTGTGGGCTGCTCCTCAACCCCAACTGCGAGCTCCAGGCCAACTTCATCCCCATACACACACTGGGCAGCTGGTTCCGGAGCGAGCTGGGGAGTGGTGCCCACCCTGATCTCACAG GGACAGAGACCACggcagccctgggggacagcCAAGGCCCGCAGGAGGGGAGCTACAGCCCCCAGGAGGCCTTGGAGCTGGCGCTGCGTGACTGGGTGGCCGAGATAAACCGACAGGCCTTGGAGCAAG GAGGAAGGACCCCGGGACACCCCAGTGCCAGCCTCAAGGGAGGAACGAGGCTGCAGCCTGGCACAGCAGGAGGACAGGGGGTAATGCCCGACCCCCAGCCCCACGACTCTGTTCCCGGTGGGGCAGAGCAGCATGGCCCTGAGCCCTGCAGCATGGCAGCAGGcgagggaaggaggaaggcaacCTCGGAGCCTGAGAAGGGCAGTGGGAGCGGGTCCCCTGCTGACGGGCAGCAAATCCCCGTGGGGGATGGGAACCAGCTCACCCCGGGGAGCAGAGAGAGCTGTGAGCCCTCCTCTGCTCTGCCCGGCgcagctgggagtgttcagtccACAGGAACACCAGGGGCTACCGAGACCCTCCACAGCCCAGGTCCCACCATGTGCTGCAGCAATGGGACCACCAGCCAGGACCTCCCCCTACCCACTGGTGGTGCCAGGATGGGGGGTggcagcccctgccagccccccagcGGTACCCAGCCTGAGGCCAGCAGAGCTGAAATGCCCCAgacacccccagggctgggggctggtGCCAGCCCTGGCCCCACGGCACCGTTTACCGATGGGGCTGGCACCAACCCAGGCCCCACAGCACCACTCACCGATGGGGCTGGCGCCAGCCCTGGCCCCACAGCACCACTCACCGATGGGGCTGGTGCCAGCCCTGGCCCCATGGCCCCAGTGATCCTAGAGGAGGCTGGGTCCAGCCCCGTGGCCCTGCTGACCCTGGAGGAGGCTGTGTCTGGCCCCACGGTACCACTGACCCCCAAGGAGGGCAGGACCAGCTCCACAGCACCGCTGACCCTGGAGGAGGCGGGGTCTGTCCCTGTGGCACTGCTGACGCTTGAGGAGGCCACGTCCAGCTCCACAGCACCCGTGTCTCCAGAGGAGGACACATCCAGCCCCATGGCACTGTTGACTCTGGCGGAGGTGCAGATGCTGGTGGAGCTCTTCTACCTGCCCTACCATCATGGGCCACTGGCGCAGCATCTCCTGGAGCACTTTCGGTGGCTCTGGGCAAACAGCCTCAGCGtgggggtcccagccccagcagcggaTGCCTGCGAG GGCACACAGTGGCGCGGCCGAGCCCAGTCCTTCCAGCTGCTCTGCGCTCAGACATGCCGCCTGCACAGCCGCTTTGTCAGCAGCGCCGGGCGGGCGTTGCTCTACGACCTCCACCCGTACCTCTGGGACATCCGCAACATGCTGCTGGCCGCCAGCGCCCTTGTCCTCTGGCTGG ACGGCCATCTGCTCTGCGACCCTGACCCCAAGGGCACCTGGGGAAGCTGCTTTGGCT GGTGCCAGAGCATCACTGCCCCGATCCCGCTGCGGGGGGATGCTGAGCCCTGGGCACGTCGTGGGGGCCTCTTTGGAGAGCTGCAG GCGCTGCTGCCCGTGGGGAACAGCTGTGACCTCTTCTACCATCCGCCTCCACTCTTCCCATCCAGCCAGCTGTACGTCCTGCGCCCGCTGCTGCCCCTGGACAAG GGAGAGCTTTACCGAATGTGCCAGGAGAGTTTGGACTGTGACCCTGAAGTCGCAGAGATCCTCGCGGCCCACCCTGATCTCCTCGGGGACAG GCTGCTGGGCAGCTTCCTGAGCCTGAGCCCCGAGTATACGTTTGTgctggaggatgaggagggtccaTGCGGCTACGCGGCTGGAGCACTCTGCGCTGAAGGCTtcctgcagcagcgagacagtAGCTGGCTGCCGGCTGTACGGCACAAGTACCCCCGAGACCTGGGCGCGGGTGCTCCAGCTCTGGGACAG GATGCCCTGGAGGAAGCTCTGCTCTTCTTCCACGCAGAGCCGCCGGCAGTGCCGCTGCCTGTGCTGCGGCGCTTCCCCTCCCTGGTGCAGCTGGGCACGGCCCCTCGCGTGTTGGACGTGGGGGCCAGCCGCAGCCTGGCCATCTGCCTGCTGAGCGCGCTCAGGGCCAACG GGTCACGGGGAGTGTTCTGCCAGGTCAGTGCTGCTGACCGGCAGCAACTGAGCTTCTACGGCAAGCTGGGCTTCGTCGCCCTGCCAGTGGCCTGGAGCAGCTCTCCCGGCGCTCAGCTCCTGGGACGTCTCCTCTGA
- the LOC141959848 gene encoding protein O-GlcNAcase-like isoform X7 yields the protein MAGRPRFLCGVVEGFYGRPWSMEQRKLLFQWLKHRGLNCYMYAPKDELKHRLLWREPYTEHEPACGLSSKLPKSRVWSLFSPFLLARTWCSQVLGIGSCCSKNSGRGASSLCPCLQVAAMGCHSFALLFDDIDPCMCQADRDVFPSLAQAQASVANEVYQELGQPSVFLFCPTEYCSSLCSPSPRQSCYLLTIGQELLPGIGIIWTGPKVVSQELSAALLEEVEGVLRRPPVIWDNLYANDYDCRRVFLGPYTGRAPGLVPRLCGLLLNPNCELQANFIPIHTLGSWFRSELGSGAHPDLTGTETTAALGDSQGPQEGSYSPQEALELALRDWVAEINRQALEQAGSVQSTGTPGATETLHSPGPTMCCSNGTTSQDLPLPTGGARMGGGSPCQPPSGTQPEASRAEMPQTPPGLGAGASPGPTAPFTDGAGTNPGPTAPLTDGAGASPGPTAPLTDGAGASPGPMAPVILEEAGSSPVALLTLEEAVSGPTVPLTPKEGRTSSTAPLTLEEAGSVPVALLTLEEATSSSTAPVSPEEDTSSPMALLTLAEVQMLVELFYLPYHHGPLAQHLLEHFRWLWANSLSVGVPAPAADACEGTQWRGRAQSFQLLCAQTCRLHSRFVSSAGRALLYDLHPYLWDIRNMLLAASALVLWLDGHLLCDPDPKGTWGSCFGWCQSITAPIPLRGDAEPWARRGGLFGELQALLPVGNSCDLFYHPPPLFPSSQLYVLRPLLPLDKGELYRMCQESLDCDPEVAEILAAHPDLLGDRLLGSFLSLSPEYTFVLEDEEGPCGYAAGALCAEGFLQQRDSSWLPAVRHKYPRDLGAGAPALGQDALEEALLFFHAEPPAVPLPVLRRFPSLVQLGTAPRVLDVGASRSLAICLLSALRANGSRGVFCQVSAADRQQLSFYGKLGFVALPVAWSSSPGAQLLGRLL from the exons ATGGCGGGGCGGCCGCGCTTCCTCTGCGGCGTGGTGGAAG GTTTCTATGGGAGGCCGTGGTCTATGGAACAGAGGAAACTTCTCTTTCAATG GCTGAAGCACCGGGGGCTGAACTGCTACATGTACGCGCCCAAGGATGAGCTGAAGCACCGGCTGCTCTGGCGAGAGCCCTACACAGAGCATGAG CCCGCATGCGGTCTCTCATCGAAGCTGCCCAAGAGCAGGGTGTGGAGTTTGTTTTCGCCATTTCTGCTGGCCAGGACATGGTGTTCTCAAGTGCTGGGGATCGGCTCTTGCTGCAGCAAAAACTCAGGCAG GGGTGCTAGCAGCCTGTGCCCATGCCTGCAGGTGGCTGCCATGGGGTGCCACTCCTTCGCACTGCTCTTTGATGACATCGACCCCTGCATGTGCCAAGCGGACAGAGACGTCTTTCCCTCCCTGGCACAGGCTCAGGCCTCTGTGGCCAACGAGGTGTACCAGGAGCTGGGCCAACCATCCGTCTTCCTCTTCTGCCCTACAG AGTACTGCAGCTCgctctgctctcccagccccAGACAGTCCTGCTACCTGCTGACCATCggccaggagctgctcccagggATCGGCATCATCTGGACAG GCCCGAAGGTCGTGTCGCAGGAGCTCTCGGCCgcgctgctggaggaggtggagggtGTCTTGCGACGCCCGCCTGTCATCTGGGACAACCTGTATGCCAACGACTACGATTGCAGACGTGTCTTCCTGGGCCCCTACACGGGACGTGCCCCCGGGCTCGTGCCTAGGCTCTGTGGGCTGCTCCTCAACCCCAACTGCGAGCTCCAGGCCAACTTCATCCCCATACACACACTGGGCAGCTGGTTCCGGAGCGAGCTGGGGAGTGGTGCCCACCCTGATCTCACAG GGACAGAGACCACggcagccctgggggacagcCAAGGCCCGCAGGAGGGGAGCTACAGCCCCCAGGAGGCCTTGGAGCTGGCGCTGCGTGACTGGGTGGCCGAGATAAACCGACAGGCCTTGGAGCAAG ctgggagtgttcagtccACAGGAACACCAGGGGCTACCGAGACCCTCCACAGCCCAGGTCCCACCATGTGCTGCAGCAATGGGACCACCAGCCAGGACCTCCCCCTACCCACTGGTGGTGCCAGGATGGGGGGTggcagcccctgccagccccccagcGGTACCCAGCCTGAGGCCAGCAGAGCTGAAATGCCCCAgacacccccagggctgggggctggtGCCAGCCCTGGCCCCACGGCACCGTTTACCGATGGGGCTGGCACCAACCCAGGCCCCACAGCACCACTCACCGATGGGGCTGGCGCCAGCCCTGGCCCCACAGCACCACTCACCGATGGGGCTGGTGCCAGCCCTGGCCCCATGGCCCCAGTGATCCTAGAGGAGGCTGGGTCCAGCCCCGTGGCCCTGCTGACCCTGGAGGAGGCTGTGTCTGGCCCCACGGTACCACTGACCCCCAAGGAGGGCAGGACCAGCTCCACAGCACCGCTGACCCTGGAGGAGGCGGGGTCTGTCCCTGTGGCACTGCTGACGCTTGAGGAGGCCACGTCCAGCTCCACAGCACCCGTGTCTCCAGAGGAGGACACATCCAGCCCCATGGCACTGTTGACTCTGGCGGAGGTGCAGATGCTGGTGGAGCTCTTCTACCTGCCCTACCATCATGGGCCACTGGCGCAGCATCTCCTGGAGCACTTTCGGTGGCTCTGGGCAAACAGCCTCAGCGtgggggtcccagccccagcagcggaTGCCTGCGAG GGCACACAGTGGCGCGGCCGAGCCCAGTCCTTCCAGCTGCTCTGCGCTCAGACATGCCGCCTGCACAGCCGCTTTGTCAGCAGCGCCGGGCGGGCGTTGCTCTACGACCTCCACCCGTACCTCTGGGACATCCGCAACATGCTGCTGGCCGCCAGCGCCCTTGTCCTCTGGCTGG ACGGCCATCTGCTCTGCGACCCTGACCCCAAGGGCACCTGGGGAAGCTGCTTTGGCT GGTGCCAGAGCATCACTGCCCCGATCCCGCTGCGGGGGGATGCTGAGCCCTGGGCACGTCGTGGGGGCCTCTTTGGAGAGCTGCAG GCGCTGCTGCCCGTGGGGAACAGCTGTGACCTCTTCTACCATCCGCCTCCACTCTTCCCATCCAGCCAGCTGTACGTCCTGCGCCCGCTGCTGCCCCTGGACAAG GGAGAGCTTTACCGAATGTGCCAGGAGAGTTTGGACTGTGACCCTGAAGTCGCAGAGATCCTCGCGGCCCACCCTGATCTCCTCGGGGACAG GCTGCTGGGCAGCTTCCTGAGCCTGAGCCCCGAGTATACGTTTGTgctggaggatgaggagggtccaTGCGGCTACGCGGCTGGAGCACTCTGCGCTGAAGGCTtcctgcagcagcgagacagtAGCTGGCTGCCGGCTGTACGGCACAAGTACCCCCGAGACCTGGGCGCGGGTGCTCCAGCTCTGGGACAG GATGCCCTGGAGGAAGCTCTGCTCTTCTTCCACGCAGAGCCGCCGGCAGTGCCGCTGCCTGTGCTGCGGCGCTTCCCCTCCCTGGTGCAGCTGGGCACGGCCCCTCGCGTGTTGGACGTGGGGGCCAGCCGCAGCCTGGCCATCTGCCTGCTGAGCGCGCTCAGGGCCAACG GGTCACGGGGAGTGTTCTGCCAGGTCAGTGCTGCTGACCGGCAGCAACTGAGCTTCTACGGCAAGCTGGGCTTCGTCGCCCTGCCAGTGGCCTGGAGCAGCTCTCCCGGCGCTCAGCTCCTGGGACGTCTCCTCTGA
- the LOC141959848 gene encoding protein O-GlcNAcase-like isoform X1, with amino-acid sequence MAGRPRFLCGVVEGFYGRPWSMEQRKLLFQWLKHRGLNCYMYAPKDELKHRLLWREPYTEHEPACGLSSKLPKSRVWSLFSPFLLARTWCSQVLGIGSCCSKNSGRGASSLCPCLQVAAMGCHSFALLFDDIDPCMCQADRDVFPSLAQAQASVANEVYQELGQPSVFLFCPTEYCSSLCSPSPRQSCYLLTIGQELLPGIGIIWTGPKVVSQELSAALLEEVEGVLRRPPVIWDNLYANDYDCRRVFLGPYTGRAPGLVPRLCGLLLNPNCELQANFIPIHTLGSWFRSELGSGAHPDLTGTETTAALGDSQGPQEGSYSPQEALELALRDWVAEINRQALEQGGRTPGHPSASLKGGTRLQPGTAGGQGVMPDPQPHDSVPGGAEQHGPEPCSMAAGEGRRKATSEPEKGSGSGSPADGQQIPVGDGNQLTPGSRESCEPSSALPGAAGSVQSTGTPGATETLHSPGPTMCCSNGTTSQDLPLPTGGARMGGGSPCQPPSGTQPEASRAEMPQTPPGLGAGASPGPTAPFTDGAGTNPGPTAPLTDGAGASPGPTAPLTDGAGASPGPMAPVILEEAGSSPVALLTLEEAVSGPTVPLTPKEGRTSSTAPLTLEEAGSVPVALLTLEEATSSSTAPVSPEEDTSSPMALLTLAEVQMLVELFYLPYHHGPLAQHLLEHFRWLWANSLSVGVPAPAADACEGTQWRGRAQSFQLLCAQTCRLHSRFVSSAGRALLYDLHPYLWDIRNMLLAASALVLWLDGHLLCDPDPKGTWGSCFGWCQSITAPIPLRGDAEPWARRGGLFGELQALLPVGNSCDLFYHPPPLFPSSQLYVLRPLLPLDKGELYRMCQESLDCDPEVAEILAAHPDLLGDRLLGSFLSLSPEYTFVLEDEEGPCGYAAGALCAEGFLQQRDSSWLPAVRHKYPRDLGAGAPALGQDALEEALLFFHAEPPAVPLPVLRRFPSLVQLGTAPRVLDVGASRSLAICLLSALRANGSRGVFCQVSAADRQQLSFYGKLGFVALPVAWSSSPGAQLLGRLL; translated from the exons ATGGCGGGGCGGCCGCGCTTCCTCTGCGGCGTGGTGGAAG GTTTCTATGGGAGGCCGTGGTCTATGGAACAGAGGAAACTTCTCTTTCAATG GCTGAAGCACCGGGGGCTGAACTGCTACATGTACGCGCCCAAGGATGAGCTGAAGCACCGGCTGCTCTGGCGAGAGCCCTACACAGAGCATGAG CCCGCATGCGGTCTCTCATCGAAGCTGCCCAAGAGCAGGGTGTGGAGTTTGTTTTCGCCATTTCTGCTGGCCAGGACATGGTGTTCTCAAGTGCTGGGGATCGGCTCTTGCTGCAGCAAAAACTCAGGCAG GGGTGCTAGCAGCCTGTGCCCATGCCTGCAGGTGGCTGCCATGGGGTGCCACTCCTTCGCACTGCTCTTTGATGACATCGACCCCTGCATGTGCCAAGCGGACAGAGACGTCTTTCCCTCCCTGGCACAGGCTCAGGCCTCTGTGGCCAACGAGGTGTACCAGGAGCTGGGCCAACCATCCGTCTTCCTCTTCTGCCCTACAG AGTACTGCAGCTCgctctgctctcccagccccAGACAGTCCTGCTACCTGCTGACCATCggccaggagctgctcccagggATCGGCATCATCTGGACAG GCCCGAAGGTCGTGTCGCAGGAGCTCTCGGCCgcgctgctggaggaggtggagggtGTCTTGCGACGCCCGCCTGTCATCTGGGACAACCTGTATGCCAACGACTACGATTGCAGACGTGTCTTCCTGGGCCCCTACACGGGACGTGCCCCCGGGCTCGTGCCTAGGCTCTGTGGGCTGCTCCTCAACCCCAACTGCGAGCTCCAGGCCAACTTCATCCCCATACACACACTGGGCAGCTGGTTCCGGAGCGAGCTGGGGAGTGGTGCCCACCCTGATCTCACAG GGACAGAGACCACggcagccctgggggacagcCAAGGCCCGCAGGAGGGGAGCTACAGCCCCCAGGAGGCCTTGGAGCTGGCGCTGCGTGACTGGGTGGCCGAGATAAACCGACAGGCCTTGGAGCAAG GAGGAAGGACCCCGGGACACCCCAGTGCCAGCCTCAAGGGAGGAACGAGGCTGCAGCCTGGCACAGCAGGAGGACAGGGGGTAATGCCCGACCCCCAGCCCCACGACTCTGTTCCCGGTGGGGCAGAGCAGCATGGCCCTGAGCCCTGCAGCATGGCAGCAGGcgagggaaggaggaaggcaacCTCGGAGCCTGAGAAGGGCAGTGGGAGCGGGTCCCCTGCTGACGGGCAGCAAATCCCCGTGGGGGATGGGAACCAGCTCACCCCGGGGAGCAGAGAGAGCTGTGAGCCCTCCTCTGCTCTGCCCGGCgcagctgggagtgttcagtccACAGGAACACCAGGGGCTACCGAGACCCTCCACAGCCCAGGTCCCACCATGTGCTGCAGCAATGGGACCACCAGCCAGGACCTCCCCCTACCCACTGGTGGTGCCAGGATGGGGGGTggcagcccctgccagccccccagcGGTACCCAGCCTGAGGCCAGCAGAGCTGAAATGCCCCAgacacccccagggctgggggctggtGCCAGCCCTGGCCCCACGGCACCGTTTACCGATGGGGCTGGCACCAACCCAGGCCCCACAGCACCACTCACCGATGGGGCTGGCGCCAGCCCTGGCCCCACAGCACCACTCACCGATGGGGCTGGTGCCAGCCCTGGCCCCATGGCCCCAGTGATCCTAGAGGAGGCTGGGTCCAGCCCCGTGGCCCTGCTGACCCTGGAGGAGGCTGTGTCTGGCCCCACGGTACCACTGACCCCCAAGGAGGGCAGGACCAGCTCCACAGCACCGCTGACCCTGGAGGAGGCGGGGTCTGTCCCTGTGGCACTGCTGACGCTTGAGGAGGCCACGTCCAGCTCCACAGCACCCGTGTCTCCAGAGGAGGACACATCCAGCCCCATGGCACTGTTGACTCTGGCGGAGGTGCAGATGCTGGTGGAGCTCTTCTACCTGCCCTACCATCATGGGCCACTGGCGCAGCATCTCCTGGAGCACTTTCGGTGGCTCTGGGCAAACAGCCTCAGCGtgggggtcccagccccagcagcggaTGCCTGCGAG GGCACACAGTGGCGCGGCCGAGCCCAGTCCTTCCAGCTGCTCTGCGCTCAGACATGCCGCCTGCACAGCCGCTTTGTCAGCAGCGCCGGGCGGGCGTTGCTCTACGACCTCCACCCGTACCTCTGGGACATCCGCAACATGCTGCTGGCCGCCAGCGCCCTTGTCCTCTGGCTGG ACGGCCATCTGCTCTGCGACCCTGACCCCAAGGGCACCTGGGGAAGCTGCTTTGGCT GGTGCCAGAGCATCACTGCCCCGATCCCGCTGCGGGGGGATGCTGAGCCCTGGGCACGTCGTGGGGGCCTCTTTGGAGAGCTGCAG GCGCTGCTGCCCGTGGGGAACAGCTGTGACCTCTTCTACCATCCGCCTCCACTCTTCCCATCCAGCCAGCTGTACGTCCTGCGCCCGCTGCTGCCCCTGGACAAG GGAGAGCTTTACCGAATGTGCCAGGAGAGTTTGGACTGTGACCCTGAAGTCGCAGAGATCCTCGCGGCCCACCCTGATCTCCTCGGGGACAG GCTGCTGGGCAGCTTCCTGAGCCTGAGCCCCGAGTATACGTTTGTgctggaggatgaggagggtccaTGCGGCTACGCGGCTGGAGCACTCTGCGCTGAAGGCTtcctgcagcagcgagacagtAGCTGGCTGCCGGCTGTACGGCACAAGTACCCCCGAGACCTGGGCGCGGGTGCTCCAGCTCTGGGACAG GATGCCCTGGAGGAAGCTCTGCTCTTCTTCCACGCAGAGCCGCCGGCAGTGCCGCTGCCTGTGCTGCGGCGCTTCCCCTCCCTGGTGCAGCTGGGCACGGCCCCTCGCGTGTTGGACGTGGGGGCCAGCCGCAGCCTGGCCATCTGCCTGCTGAGCGCGCTCAGGGCCAACG GGTCACGGGGAGTGTTCTGCCAGGTCAGTGCTGCTGACCGGCAGCAACTGAGCTTCTACGGCAAGCTGGGCTTCGTCGCCCTGCCAGTGGCCTGGAGCAGCTCTCCCGGCGCTCAGCTCCTGGGACGTCTCCTCTGA